Proteins from one Paraburkholderia sp. BL10I2N1 genomic window:
- a CDS encoding MFS transporter, producing MSEPPAASTQEHRSTPVGPPENPGSGHARPAIVETDLPSRLDRLPWGHFHTLIVVALGVTWLLDGLEVTLAGAVASALKSSPTLGFSNADVGLTGSAYIAGAVLGALGFGWLTDRLGRRKLFFITLALYLAATAATSLSWSLASFIVFRFLTGAGIGGEYTAINSTIQEFTPARVRGWTDLGINGTFWIGAALGAAGSLVLLDNSLLPGDWGWRACFLIGAMLALVILPMRAWIPESPRWLLTHGAHHEATTIVERIEARFRDNGPLAEDGLRQLRLRARDRTPLREVFHTLFKLHRRRALVGLSLMTAQAFCYNAIFFTYALVLTDFYGVPGDHVGWYLLPFALGNFLGPLLLGRLFDVVGRRKMIAATYAISGVLLAVSGYLFEQHLLDVTAQTIAWMVIFFFASAAASSAYLTVSESFPLEIRALAIAVFYAFGTALGGIAGPVFFGRLIDTHQRSAVFTGYLVGAALMVAAAVIAAIWGVDAERKSLESVASPLSAIAEGE from the coding sequence ATGAGCGAGCCGCCCGCCGCTTCGACGCAGGAACATCGTTCCACACCAGTGGGGCCGCCGGAAAATCCAGGTAGCGGTCATGCCCGGCCTGCGATCGTTGAAACCGATCTGCCGTCGCGGCTCGACCGGCTTCCGTGGGGTCACTTCCACACGCTGATCGTCGTTGCGCTGGGCGTGACCTGGCTGCTCGACGGGCTCGAGGTCACACTGGCAGGCGCCGTTGCGAGCGCGCTGAAATCGAGCCCGACATTGGGCTTTTCGAACGCCGACGTCGGCCTGACCGGCAGTGCCTACATTGCGGGCGCGGTCCTTGGCGCGCTCGGCTTCGGCTGGCTCACCGACCGGCTCGGCCGCCGGAAACTGTTCTTCATCACCCTCGCGCTCTACCTCGCCGCAACTGCGGCGACGTCGTTGTCCTGGAGTCTGGCGAGCTTCATTGTGTTCCGTTTTCTGACCGGTGCGGGAATCGGAGGAGAATACACCGCCATCAACTCGACGATCCAGGAATTCACCCCCGCGCGCGTTCGCGGCTGGACCGATCTTGGCATCAACGGCACGTTCTGGATTGGCGCGGCGCTCGGCGCGGCCGGCTCCCTGGTGTTGCTCGACAACAGCCTTCTCCCGGGTGACTGGGGCTGGCGCGCGTGTTTTCTCATCGGCGCGATGCTCGCGCTCGTGATCCTGCCGATGCGCGCCTGGATCCCGGAGAGTCCGCGCTGGCTGCTCACGCACGGCGCGCATCACGAAGCGACGACGATCGTCGAACGCATCGAAGCGCGCTTTCGCGACAACGGCCCGCTCGCTGAGGACGGCCTCCGTCAGCTAAGGCTGCGCGCACGCGACCGTACTCCCCTACGGGAGGTGTTCCACACGCTTTTCAAGCTGCACCGGCGCAGGGCGCTGGTCGGCCTTTCGCTGATGACCGCCCAGGCGTTCTGCTACAACGCGATCTTTTTCACCTACGCGCTCGTACTGACCGATTTCTACGGCGTACCGGGCGACCACGTCGGCTGGTACCTGCTGCCGTTCGCACTTGGCAATTTCCTCGGACCGCTGCTGCTTGGACGGTTGTTCGACGTAGTCGGCCGGCGCAAGATGATCGCGGCGACGTACGCGATCTCAGGCGTGTTGCTGGCGGTCAGCGGCTACCTCTTCGAACAGCACTTGCTGGACGTGACGGCGCAGACAATCGCGTGGATGGTGATTTTCTTCTTCGCGTCGGCCGCGGCAAGCTCGGCGTATCTGACGGTCAGCGAGTCGTTTCCGCTCGAAATCCGCGCGCTTGCGATTGCGGTGTTTTATGCGTTTGGGACGGCGCTCGGCGGGATTGCCGGTCCGGTGTTCTTCGGGCGGCTGATCGACACCCATCAGCGCAGTGCGGTGTTCACCGGTTATCTGGTCGGCGCGGCATTGATGGTGGCCGCTGCGGTGATCGCGGCGATCTGGGGCGTCGATGCGGAAAGGAAGTCGCTGGAAAGCGTCGCATCACCACTTTCCGCAATCGCAGAGGGCGAATAA
- a CDS encoding nitroreductase family protein gives MTTKPAPTAVPIHELIAGRWSPRAYSSEPVSRDDLHAVLEAARWAPSSYNAQPWRFVVFDRGADEVAYKRAFATLVPFNQGWNAPAPVLIAVTTLKLTSKGEVNRCASYDAGAAAMALVLQAHALGLAAHQMSGFDVKAFRDAFKIPDDVEVIAMISIGHYGEVEKLDPVLREREKSVRTRLPLGEIAFGGAWKKAF, from the coding sequence ATGACTACAAAACCCGCTCCAACCGCCGTCCCCATCCACGAACTGATTGCTGGCCGCTGGAGCCCGCGCGCGTATTCGAGCGAACCGGTGAGCCGCGACGACCTGCATGCGGTGCTCGAGGCGGCGCGCTGGGCGCCTTCGTCGTACAACGCCCAGCCGTGGCGCTTCGTCGTCTTCGATCGCGGCGCCGACGAGGTCGCGTACAAGCGCGCCTTTGCAACGCTCGTACCGTTTAACCAGGGCTGGAATGCGCCGGCACCCGTCCTGATCGCCGTCACCACGCTGAAGCTGACGAGCAAGGGCGAAGTGAACCGTTGTGCCTCGTATGATGCGGGCGCGGCAGCCATGGCGCTGGTCCTGCAGGCGCATGCGCTGGGTCTCGCCGCGCACCAGATGAGCGGCTTCGACGTCAAGGCATTCCGCGACGCGTTCAAGATTCCTGACGATGTCGAGGTCATCGCGATGATTTCGATTGGCCACTATGGCGAGGTCGAAAAGCTCGATCCGGTGCTGCGCGAGCGCGAGAAGTCGGTGCGCACGCGTTTGCCGCTCGGCGAGATCGCCTTCGGCGGTGCATGGAAAAAGGCTTTCTGA
- a CDS encoding MFS transporter, with protein sequence MNWAARLVGGRFHYGWLAVAVVFLVLLAAAGTRATPSVMMVPLEHQFGWSRATISLAISVNIALYGLMGPFAAAAMQRFGVRPTLLVALGTMAAGVALSSLMTHPWQMILIWGVMVGGSTGVAALSLSATVVNRWFTTHRGLVMGILTASSATGQLVFLPLLAAIAQHHGWRPVVLVVAAAAGIVLPLVAFLLPERPSDMALRPYGEPADAPVPASVTKQNPLAIAFGTLAMASRTRDFWLLFFSFFICGASTNGYVGTHLIAMCGDYGMTEVQGASLLAAMGIFDLFGTTLSGWLSDRFNSRVLLFFYYGLRGLSLMYLPHAFGIDFFGLPLFALFYGLDWIATVPPTVRLATDVYGKEAAPVVFGWVVAGHQLGAAFAALGAGMLRASLGTYTVASMISGGLCLVAAVIVLRINRGERSVAAQPA encoded by the coding sequence ATGAACTGGGCAGCGAGATTGGTTGGCGGTCGTTTCCACTACGGCTGGCTTGCGGTTGCGGTGGTGTTCCTGGTGTTGCTGGCGGCGGCGGGCACACGCGCGACGCCGAGCGTGATGATGGTGCCGCTCGAGCATCAATTCGGCTGGAGCCGGGCGACGATTTCGCTCGCAATCTCCGTCAACATTGCATTGTACGGCCTGATGGGTCCGTTCGCGGCGGCGGCGATGCAGCGTTTCGGCGTGCGCCCTACGCTGCTCGTCGCGCTTGGCACGATGGCGGCCGGTGTGGCGCTGTCGTCGCTGATGACGCATCCGTGGCAGATGATTCTGATCTGGGGCGTGATGGTTGGCGGATCGACCGGCGTTGCTGCGCTCTCACTGTCTGCGACGGTTGTGAACCGCTGGTTCACGACGCACCGCGGTCTCGTGATGGGCATTCTCACCGCCAGCTCGGCGACGGGTCAGCTGGTGTTTCTGCCCTTGCTCGCGGCGATCGCTCAGCATCACGGCTGGCGTCCGGTGGTGCTGGTGGTCGCGGCGGCAGCGGGCATCGTGCTGCCGCTGGTCGCGTTCCTGTTGCCCGAACGTCCGTCGGATATGGCGCTGCGCCCGTATGGCGAGCCGGCGGATGCACCGGTCCCGGCCAGCGTCACGAAGCAGAATCCGCTGGCGATTGCATTCGGCACCCTGGCGATGGCGAGCAGGACGCGTGATTTCTGGCTGCTGTTTTTCAGCTTCTTCATCTGCGGCGCGAGCACCAACGGTTACGTCGGCACGCACCTGATCGCAATGTGCGGCGACTACGGGATGACCGAAGTGCAGGGCGCTTCGCTGCTCGCGGCGATGGGCATCTTCGACCTGTTCGGGACCACGCTGTCCGGCTGGCTGTCGGATCGCTTCAACAGCCGCGTGCTGCTGTTCTTCTACTACGGGCTGCGCGGGCTGTCGCTGATGTATCTGCCGCACGCGTTTGGTATCGACTTCTTTGGGTTGCCACTTTTTGCGTTGTTCTACGGACTCGACTGGATCGCCACCGTGCCGCCGACGGTGCGTCTTGCGACCGATGTCTACGGCAAGGAAGCCGCGCCGGTCGTGTTCGGCTGGGTCGTGGCAGGCCATCAGCTCGGCGCGGCGTTTGCGGCGCTCGGCGCAGGGATGCTGCGGGCGAGCCTTGGGACTTACACGGTGGCGTCGATGATTTCCGGCGGCCTGTGTTTGGTGGCGGCCGTGATCGTGCTGCGGATCAACCGCGGCGAGCGTTCGGTAGCGGCGCAACCTGCCTGA
- a CDS encoding TetR/AcrR family transcriptional regulator has product MTQSETPKPGATRSTRTQTAGPQAQQHLLRAADELFYREGVRAVGVDAVVERAGVNKMSLYRQFSSKDDLVIAYLERQDQRFFNYVEKSFAKHPGEPAKQLIQYFDDLAVRASVDDYRGCPFVNVAVEFPDVAHPARQFVIDNKARLMARITALAAEAGADDPVALANALGLLIEGVYAASQTYGPGCGPILAAPRVAAQLIAAACPHAPKPG; this is encoded by the coding sequence ATGACACAGAGCGAAACCCCCAAACCCGGCGCGACGCGCAGCACCCGCACGCAGACGGCCGGCCCGCAGGCGCAGCAGCATCTGCTACGCGCGGCGGACGAACTGTTCTATCGCGAGGGTGTGCGGGCGGTTGGCGTCGATGCTGTCGTGGAACGGGCGGGCGTCAACAAGATGAGCCTGTACCGGCAGTTTTCCTCGAAGGACGATCTGGTCATCGCGTATCTGGAGCGCCAGGACCAGCGGTTCTTCAACTACGTCGAGAAGAGCTTCGCAAAGCATCCGGGAGAACCGGCGAAGCAACTGATCCAGTATTTCGACGATCTGGCGGTGCGCGCGTCGGTGGACGATTACCGCGGGTGCCCATTCGTGAACGTGGCGGTGGAGTTCCCCGACGTCGCACATCCGGCACGCCAGTTCGTCATCGACAACAAGGCGCGTCTGATGGCACGGATCACCGCACTCGCGGCCGAAGCCGGAGCCGACGATCCCGTCGCACTGGCGAATGCGCTGGGTCTTTTGATCGAAGGCGTGTATGCGGCGAGCCAGACTTATGGGCCAGGTTGCGGGCCGATTCTCGCTGCGCCGCGCGTCGCGGCGCAGTTGATAGCGGCGGCTTGTCCGCATGCGCCAAAGCCGGGCTGA
- a CDS encoding DUF1415 domain-containing protein encodes MPLSAESRETILFATRHWLTRAVIGLNLCPFAKSVHVKNQIRYTISEATDMEGVLMDLETELQTLIDADPASIDTTLLVIPHALADFLNYNDCLFFANRMLKQMGLEGELQIASFHPQYQFEGSEPDDIENYTNRAPYPILHLLREASIERAVEAFPDAADIYERNQETMQRLGREGWRKWMTEPSED; translated from the coding sequence ATGCCGCTTTCCGCCGAATCCCGCGAAACGATCCTCTTCGCGACCCGTCACTGGCTGACGCGCGCGGTCATCGGGCTCAACCTCTGTCCGTTTGCGAAAAGCGTGCATGTGAAGAACCAGATCCGATACACGATCAGCGAAGCCACCGACATGGAAGGCGTCCTGATGGATCTCGAAACGGAATTGCAGACGCTCATCGATGCCGACCCCGCCTCGATCGATACGACGCTACTCGTCATTCCGCATGCGCTGGCAGACTTTCTGAACTACAACGACTGCCTGTTTTTCGCCAACCGGATGCTGAAGCAGATGGGTCTCGAAGGCGAATTGCAGATTGCGAGCTTTCATCCGCAGTATCAGTTCGAAGGCAGCGAGCCGGACGACATCGAGAACTACACGAATCGCGCGCCCTATCCGATCCTGCATCTCCTCCGCGAGGCAAGCATCGAGCGTGCTGTGGAGGCATTCCCCGATGCCGCCGACATCTATGAGCGCAATCAGGAAACGATGCAGCGGCTCGGCCGCGAAGGCTGGCGGAAGTGGATGACCGAGCCCTCTGAAGATTGA
- a CDS encoding SAM-dependent methyltransferase has product MSTKTAKSPKPAKTHEIRPNQSLELLKELHILTRDGQMNQDSRRKLKQVYHLFQFIEPLLKDLKETKGELTLVDHGAGKSYLGFILYDLFFKEQNDGSHVYGIETREDLVTKSEELAARLGFKGMSFVNLSVAESITSERLPPTIDIVTALHACNTATDDAIRFALQKKAKYIVVVPCCQAEVAGVLRSNKSRSLGQALTEIWRHPLHTREFGSQITNVLRCLQLEAHGYQVSVTELVGWEHSMKNELIIAQYKNLPRARPAARLNEVMETLGLTELRERFFVTEPASFRS; this is encoded by the coding sequence ATGTCGACCAAAACCGCTAAATCCCCAAAACCGGCCAAGACCCACGAAATCCGCCCGAATCAGTCACTCGAACTGCTGAAGGAGCTTCACATCCTGACGCGCGACGGCCAGATGAATCAGGACAGCCGCCGCAAGCTGAAGCAGGTCTATCACCTCTTCCAGTTCATCGAGCCGCTGTTGAAAGATTTGAAGGAAACGAAGGGTGAGCTGACGCTCGTCGATCACGGCGCGGGGAAGTCATATCTCGGCTTCATCCTGTACGACCTGTTCTTCAAGGAGCAGAACGACGGTTCGCACGTCTACGGGATCGAGACGCGCGAAGACCTCGTGACGAAGTCGGAAGAACTGGCTGCGCGTCTGGGATTCAAAGGGATGTCGTTCGTGAACCTGTCAGTGGCCGAGTCGATCACGTCGGAGCGTTTGCCGCCGACCATCGATATCGTCACTGCGCTGCACGCCTGCAACACCGCGACCGACGACGCCATCCGCTTTGCCTTGCAGAAAAAGGCGAAGTACATCGTCGTGGTGCCGTGCTGTCAGGCTGAGGTGGCGGGTGTGCTGCGCAGCAACAAGAGCAGGTCGCTGGGGCAGGCGCTCACAGAGATCTGGCGCCATCCGCTGCACACGCGAGAGTTCGGCAGCCAGATCACGAACGTGCTGCGCTGCCTGCAACTCGAGGCGCACGGCTATCAGGTCAGCGTGACGGAACTGGTCGGCTGGGAGCACTCGATGAAGAACGAACTCATCATCGCCCAGTACAAGAATCTGCCACGTGCCCGCCCGGCGGCGCGGCTCAATGAAGTCATGGAAACGCTCGGGCTCACCGAGCTGCGCGAACGGTTCTTTGTGACTGAGCCGGCGTCGTTCAGATCGTAG
- a CDS encoding DNA-binding protein produces MDAIPNGNAEQKFQELLTKLLATPAWTEKQQLELEMARDISAEMLRIAEVMRDGQVDMETCLTLLKYAKVLDFVMTTLASRRDIKPQTLRVIFKLAGLKVDEAYPG; encoded by the coding sequence ATGGACGCGATACCCAACGGAAACGCGGAGCAGAAGTTTCAGGAACTGCTCACGAAGCTGCTAGCCACGCCTGCGTGGACGGAGAAACAGCAGCTTGAACTGGAAATGGCGCGCGACATCTCGGCGGAGATGCTGCGCATTGCTGAAGTGATGCGCGATGGCCAGGTTGATATGGAAACGTGTCTCACGCTGCTCAAGTATGCAAAGGTACTCGACTTCGTGATGACGACGCTCGCATCGCGGCGGGACATCAAGCCGCAAACGCTGCGCGTGATCTTCAAGCTAGCCGGACTGAAGGTCGACGAAGCCTATCCAGGCTAG
- a CDS encoding FadR/GntR family transcriptional regulator, with amino-acid sequence MPVKPAETRRLYLQIADKLRELIGQQGFAPNGRLPSERELAQTLGVSRPSVREALVALELEGRVEIRMGSGVYVTVRAATTATPDPEALGESPREIMDARSLIEGAIAASVAPFAKPKALKALRALYERMAAEVAAGQVPLAADRQFHLCVAQMSENEVLVKTVAELFDERHSPLSSKLRVHFEGDDTWAAALEEHREILEALEARDPVQAHAMMQRHLKASYARLMTRLKR; translated from the coding sequence GTGCCAGTCAAACCCGCCGAAACGCGCCGTCTATACCTGCAGATCGCCGACAAGCTACGCGAGCTCATCGGGCAGCAAGGCTTCGCGCCGAACGGGCGGCTGCCTTCCGAGCGCGAGCTGGCGCAAACGCTCGGCGTGTCGCGTCCGTCGGTCCGCGAGGCGCTGGTGGCGCTGGAACTGGAGGGGCGGGTGGAAATCCGCATGGGATCGGGCGTGTACGTCACCGTGCGCGCGGCCACCACGGCGACGCCGGATCCCGAAGCACTCGGTGAAAGTCCTCGAGAGATCATGGACGCGCGTTCGCTGATCGAAGGGGCGATCGCGGCAAGCGTCGCACCGTTCGCGAAGCCGAAGGCGCTCAAGGCGCTCCGTGCGCTCTACGAACGAATGGCAGCTGAAGTTGCGGCTGGCCAGGTGCCACTCGCCGCCGACCGCCAGTTTCATCTGTGCGTCGCGCAGATGTCGGAAAACGAAGTACTGGTGAAAACTGTCGCCGAGCTGTTCGACGAGCGGCATAGCCCGCTGTCATCCAAGCTGAGAGTGCATTTCGAAGGCGATGACACGTGGGCCGCCGCACTCGAAGAGCATCGCGAGATTCTGGAAGCGCTCGAAGCCCGCGATCCCGTGCAGGCGCATGCGATGATGCAGCGTCATCTGAAAGCGTCATATGCGCGGCTGATGACGCGTCTCAAACGCTAA
- a CDS encoding mannitol dehydrogenase family protein, translated as MPNPILQFGTSRFLQAHVDFFVSAALKEGRAAGKVTVVQTTSNPESRARIDALRATSRYPVRIRGMRRDEVIDTVVECDAIGEALDANIDWPLVLQRFAHDARVVISNTSDSGYACFPEDTAALLHSNAPMPKGFAAKLVVLLHARFHAGAAPLTLYPCELVSNNGDTLRALVTGIAREWNADAALVAYIEHTCIWVNSLVDRIVSEPIRPVGAIAEPYALWAIERRDGMVLPCEHEAIVVTDDLPHYERLKLLLLNLGHTYLAGRWQADRRPVDENTLHAMRDPALRADLEAVWCDEVLPVFDALGEAETARAYLVDVRERFENPFLDHRLADIARNHAQKKERRLRPVIEMARELGLKLHQPRLRAALGDPCTST; from the coding sequence GTGCCGAATCCCATTCTGCAATTTGGCACCAGCCGCTTTCTGCAGGCCCACGTGGACTTCTTTGTATCGGCGGCGTTAAAGGAAGGGCGCGCGGCTGGCAAGGTGACCGTCGTGCAAACGACGTCGAATCCCGAAAGCCGTGCCCGTATCGACGCGCTGCGCGCGACCTCCCGTTATCCGGTGCGAATCCGCGGCATGCGACGTGACGAGGTCATCGATACGGTCGTCGAATGTGACGCCATCGGCGAAGCGCTCGACGCGAACATCGACTGGCCGCTCGTGCTGCAACGCTTTGCGCACGATGCACGCGTCGTGATTTCGAATACCAGCGACAGCGGCTACGCCTGTTTCCCCGAAGATACGGCCGCCCTCTTGCACAGCAATGCGCCGATGCCCAAAGGTTTCGCCGCCAAGCTCGTCGTGCTGCTGCACGCGCGCTTTCACGCCGGCGCGGCGCCTTTGACACTGTACCCCTGCGAACTGGTATCCAACAACGGCGACACCTTGCGTGCGCTTGTCACCGGCATCGCACGCGAATGGAACGCTGACGCGGCGCTGGTCGCCTACATCGAACACACCTGCATCTGGGTGAACTCGCTCGTTGACCGGATCGTATCGGAACCGATCCGGCCCGTCGGCGCGATTGCCGAACCCTATGCGCTGTGGGCAATCGAGCGCCGTGACGGCATGGTGCTGCCCTGCGAACACGAAGCGATCGTCGTCACCGACGATCTGCCGCATTACGAGCGGCTCAAGTTGCTCCTGCTGAACCTCGGCCACACCTACCTTGCCGGGCGCTGGCAGGCCGACCGCCGCCCCGTCGACGAAAACACGCTGCACGCGATGCGCGATCCCGCACTGCGCGCCGACCTCGAAGCCGTCTGGTGCGACGAAGTGCTGCCTGTATTCGATGCACTCGGCGAGGCTGAAACCGCGCGCGCCTATCTCGTCGACGTGCGCGAACGTTTCGAGAATCCATTCCTCGATCACCGGCTGGCGGACATCGCGCGCAATCACGCGCAGAAGAAGGAACGCCGCTTGCGGCCAGTGATCGAGATGGCGCGTGAACTGGGGCTCAAGCTCCATCAGCCCCGGCTGCGCGCAGCACTCGGAGATCCGTGCACGAGCACCTGA
- a CDS encoding altronate dehydratase family protein — protein sequence MSTATLSAHAVIRLHPNDDVVIATRQLVSGTRIEAEDLVVSGLIPPGHKIATRAIAKGEPVQRYNQIIGVARENIARGQHVHVQNLGMAEFSREHEFGVDLHPTAYVSEPAHFMGIRRDDGRVATRNYIGVLTSVNCSATVARAIADHFRRDVHPEALADFPNVDGVIALTHGLGCGIDMQGEGIRILRRTLAGYAMHPNFASVLFVGLGCETNQIDGVLEAGGLANDRPRLRSFTIQDSGGTRKTIEHGIAMVREMLVDANHAQREPVPASHIVVGLQCGGSDGYSGISANPALGAAVDRLVRHGGTAILSETPEVYGAEHLLTRRAVSREVGEKLLARIAWWQDYCARNGAALDNNPSAGNKVGGLTTILEKSLGAVAKGGTTNLVEVYEYAQPVTAKGFVFMDSPGYDPISATGQVASGANLICFTTGRGSAYGCAPSPSLKLATNTALWERQEDDMDINCGGVIDGTASIDELGEAVFRMMLDCASGTPSKSELHGYGQNEFVPWQVGVVT from the coding sequence ATGTCGACTGCCACCCTCAGCGCTCACGCCGTGATCCGGCTGCATCCCAACGACGATGTCGTCATCGCGACCCGTCAGCTCGTGTCCGGCACCCGGATCGAGGCGGAAGATCTGGTCGTCTCCGGGCTGATTCCGCCGGGACACAAGATCGCGACGCGCGCCATCGCCAAAGGCGAGCCGGTCCAGCGCTATAACCAGATCATCGGGGTCGCGCGCGAGAACATCGCACGCGGGCAGCACGTGCATGTGCAGAACCTCGGCATGGCGGAGTTCTCGCGTGAGCATGAATTCGGCGTGGATCTCCATCCCACCGCTTATGTCAGCGAGCCTGCGCACTTCATGGGCATTCGTCGTGACGACGGACGAGTGGCGACGCGCAATTACATCGGCGTGTTGACCAGCGTGAATTGCTCGGCGACGGTCGCGCGAGCCATCGCCGACCACTTCCGGCGCGATGTGCATCCGGAGGCGCTCGCCGATTTTCCGAACGTCGATGGCGTGATCGCCCTCACGCACGGGCTTGGCTGCGGCATCGACATGCAGGGCGAAGGCATCAGGATCCTGCGCCGGACGCTGGCGGGTTACGCGATGCATCCGAACTTCGCGTCGGTGCTGTTCGTCGGACTGGGTTGCGAGACGAACCAGATCGACGGTGTACTCGAAGCGGGCGGCCTGGCCAATGACAGACCGCGGCTGCGCAGCTTCACGATTCAGGACAGCGGCGGCACACGCAAAACGATCGAGCACGGCATCGCGATGGTGCGCGAGATGCTGGTCGACGCCAATCACGCACAGCGAGAACCCGTGCCGGCATCGCATATCGTCGTCGGTCTGCAATGCGGCGGCTCGGACGGCTATTCGGGCATTTCGGCGAATCCGGCACTCGGCGCGGCCGTCGACCGCCTGGTGCGTCACGGCGGCACCGCGATCCTGTCCGAGACGCCGGAAGTGTATGGCGCGGAACATCTGCTGACGCGGCGCGCGGTCAGTCGCGAAGTCGGTGAGAAGCTGCTCGCGCGCATCGCGTGGTGGCAGGACTACTGCGCTCGCAACGGCGCGGCGCTCGACAACAATCCTTCGGCCGGTAACAAGGTCGGCGGCCTGACGACGATTCTGGAAAAGTCGCTCGGCGCGGTCGCAAAAGGCGGCACGACGAATCTCGTCGAAGTCTACGAGTACGCGCAGCCGGTGACGGCAAAGGGCTTCGTCTTCATGGATTCGCCGGGCTACGACCCGATATCCGCGACCGGCCAGGTCGCCTCGGGCGCGAACCTGATCTGCTTCACGACAGGGCGTGGCTCGGCCTATGGATGTGCGCCGTCGCCATCGCTGAAACTCGCCACCAACACCGCACTGTGGGAACGTCAGGAAGACGACATGGATATCAACTGCGGCGGCGTAATCGACGGCACCGCGAGCATCGATGAACTCGGTGAAGCGGTGTTCCGGATGATGCTCGATTGCGCGTCGGGCACCCCGTCAAAGAGCGAACTGCATGGCTACGGGCAGAACGAGTTCGTGCCGTGGCAGGTAGGCGTCGTCACGTAG
- a CDS encoding DUF1059 domain-containing protein: MTRKYIDCREFPSESGCTVALSADSEGELLEAAVQHAVSVHKHADSPELRSQLKTLFHDGTPPVDTPQQA; the protein is encoded by the coding sequence ATGACCCGCAAGTACATCGACTGCCGTGAGTTCCCGAGTGAATCGGGTTGCACGGTGGCGCTATCAGCCGATTCGGAAGGCGAACTGCTCGAAGCCGCCGTGCAGCACGCGGTCTCGGTTCACAAGCACGCCGATTCACCCGAACTGCGCTCGCAACTGAAAACGCTCTTTCACGACGGCACGCCGCCCGTCGACACGCCGCAACAGGCGTAA